A DNA window from Acidimicrobiia bacterium contains the following coding sequences:
- a CDS encoding AMP-binding protein gives MSGSETSLRRRAVPAPGEAPMPAPNAAALLRRNATDPAIADRPALRFGDRVWTHREYVEESCRFANLFLDHKPADRPLHVAVLLDNTPDYLFAFGGAALSGSCVVGLNHTRRDEHLLRDADHTHCSLVITEPRHQALLDPIAEKLPGGRDAVLVTTRFSDGDDPAPAFGTSLDDALARVPASDPGLEPVADTLWTLIFTSGTSDAPKAVITTQRRILVTGTRMGIIMDLGPDDVGYVCMPLFHSNAVMVGWAPSIVLGASVGLARRFSASRWLADVRHYGATYFNYTGKPLAYVLSTPEQPDDADNPLRVAFGNEGSPEVVDRFSRRFGVDVIDAYGATEGGVAVNRDAEERTGALGLAGENVAVVDEDGNPKPFARFDASGRLENADECVGEIVNTAGVGPFEGYYNNDAANERTTRFGWYWTGDLGYLDEDRYLYFAGRNADWIRVDGENFPAAPIETTLGHHPDVVLAVAYGVPDDQAGDQVMAGLVMRDGATFDPVAFARWLDGQDAIGPKWRPRYVRLLRDPPTTGTNKIVKRTLVHQKFRSDRVGGDEVYVRGRGEDVYRSFTADDERALHDSFVHYQRERFWDL, from the coding sequence ATGTCAGGTTCCGAGACGTCGCTGCGCCGCCGTGCCGTCCCCGCTCCCGGCGAGGCGCCGATGCCGGCGCCGAACGCCGCCGCGCTGCTGCGACGCAACGCGACCGATCCCGCGATCGCCGATCGACCCGCGCTGCGCTTCGGCGACCGCGTCTGGACGCACCGCGAGTACGTCGAGGAGTCGTGCCGGTTCGCCAACCTGTTCCTGGACCACAAGCCCGCCGACCGACCGCTGCACGTCGCGGTGCTGCTCGACAACACGCCCGACTACCTGTTCGCGTTCGGCGGCGCGGCGCTGTCGGGGTCGTGCGTCGTCGGGCTCAACCACACGCGCCGCGACGAGCACCTGCTCCGCGACGCCGACCACACGCACTGCTCGCTCGTGATCACGGAGCCTCGTCACCAGGCGCTGCTCGACCCGATCGCCGAGAAGCTGCCCGGCGGGCGCGACGCGGTGCTCGTGACGACCCGCTTCTCCGACGGCGACGATCCGGCACCCGCGTTCGGCACGTCGCTCGACGACGCGCTCGCGCGCGTGCCCGCGAGTGACCCCGGTCTCGAGCCGGTGGCCGACACGTTGTGGACGCTGATCTTCACGTCGGGGACGTCCGACGCGCCGAAGGCCGTCATCACGACGCAGCGCCGCATCCTCGTCACCGGGACGCGCATGGGCATCATCATGGATCTCGGTCCCGACGACGTCGGCTACGTCTGCATGCCGTTGTTCCACTCGAACGCGGTGATGGTGGGATGGGCGCCGTCGATCGTCCTGGGCGCGTCGGTCGGGCTCGCGCGGCGGTTCAGCGCGTCACGCTGGCTGGCCGACGTCCGCCACTACGGTGCGACGTACTTCAACTACACCGGCAAGCCGCTCGCCTACGTGCTGTCGACGCCCGAGCAGCCCGACGACGCCGACAACCCGTTGCGCGTCGCATTCGGCAACGAGGGGTCTCCGGAGGTCGTCGACCGGTTCAGCCGCCGCTTCGGCGTCGACGTGATCGACGCGTACGGCGCGACCGAGGGCGGCGTCGCCGTCAACCGCGACGCCGAGGAGCGCACGGGTGCGCTCGGTCTCGCGGGCGAGAACGTCGCCGTCGTCGACGAGGACGGCAACCCGAAGCCGTTCGCGCGCTTCGACGCGAGCGGCCGGCTCGAGAACGCGGACGAGTGCGTCGGCGAGATCGTGAACACCGCGGGCGTCGGGCCGTTCGAGGGCTACTACAACAACGATGCCGCGAACGAGCGCACGACCCGGTTCGGCTGGTACTGGACCGGCGACCTCGGCTACCTCGACGAGGACCGCTACCTGTACTTCGCGGGCCGGAACGCGGACTGGATCCGGGTCGACGGCGAGAACTTCCCGGCCGCGCCGATCGAGACGACGCTCGGGCACCATCCCGACGTCGTGCTCGCGGTCGCGTACGGCGTCCCCGACGACCAGGCCGGCGACCAGGTCATGGCCGGGCTCGTCATGCGTGACGGTGCGACGTTCGATCCCGTCGCGTTCGCGCGTTGGCTCGACGGGCAGGACGCGATCGGCCCGAAGTGGCGGCCGCGGTACGTACGTCTGCTGCGCGACCCGCCGACGACCGGCACGAACAAGATCGTCAAGCGCACACTCGTCCACCAGAAGTTCCGGTCGGACCGGGTCGGGGGCGACGAGGTGTACGTGCGCGGTCGTGGCGAGGACGTGTACCGGTCGTTCACCGCCGACGACGAGCGCGCCCTCCACGACTCGTTCGTGCACTACCAGCGCGAGCGCTTCTGGGACCTGTGA